The following proteins come from a genomic window of Pseudomonas sp. MAG733B:
- the sfnG gene encoding dimethylsulfone monooxygenase SfnG has product MPMSQQAVKFAYWVPNVSGGLVVSKIEQRTDWGIDYNRKLAQLAEAAGFEYALTQIRFTAGYGAEFQHESVAFSHALLAATTNLKVIAAILPGPWQPALAAKQLATIDQLTNGRIAVNIVSGWFKGEFQAIGEHWLEHDERYRRSEEFIRSLKGIWTQDNFTFRGDFYRFDNYSLKPKPFGQPEIFQGGSSRAARDMAARVSDWYFTNGNTPEGIKAQVDDIRTKAAANGHSVKVGVNAFVIARDTEEEARAVLAQIIDQADPEAVNAFGDAAKQAGRASPEGEGNWAKSTFEDLVQYNDGFKTNLIGTPQQIAERIVALKAVGVDLVLAGFLHFQEEVEYFGKRVLPLVRELEAEAQLKVA; this is encoded by the coding sequence ATGCCAATGAGTCAGCAAGCCGTCAAATTTGCCTACTGGGTGCCGAACGTCAGCGGTGGGCTGGTGGTCAGCAAGATCGAGCAACGGACCGATTGGGGCATCGACTACAACCGCAAGCTGGCGCAACTGGCTGAAGCGGCCGGGTTTGAATATGCCCTGACGCAGATTCGTTTTACTGCGGGTTACGGCGCGGAGTTTCAGCACGAGTCGGTGGCTTTCAGTCATGCGCTGCTGGCGGCGACGACGAACCTGAAAGTCATTGCCGCGATCCTGCCGGGCCCGTGGCAACCAGCGCTGGCAGCCAAGCAACTGGCGACCATCGATCAACTCACCAACGGCCGCATCGCCGTGAACATCGTTAGTGGCTGGTTCAAGGGCGAGTTTCAGGCGATCGGCGAACATTGGCTGGAACACGACGAGCGCTATCGCCGTTCCGAGGAGTTCATCCGTTCGCTCAAAGGTATCTGGACCCAGGACAACTTCACCTTCCGCGGCGACTTCTACCGTTTCGACAATTACAGCCTCAAACCCAAACCGTTCGGTCAGCCGGAAATCTTCCAGGGTGGCAGTTCCCGTGCGGCGCGGGACATGGCGGCGCGGGTGTCGGATTGGTATTTCACCAACGGCAATACCCCGGAAGGCATCAAGGCTCAGGTCGATGACATTCGCACCAAGGCTGCAGCGAACGGTCATTCGGTGAAGGTCGGCGTGAATGCGTTTGTGATCGCCCGTGATACCGAAGAGGAAGCCCGTGCGGTGCTGGCGCAAATCATCGATCAGGCCGACCCGGAAGCGGTGAATGCCTTCGGCGATGCGGCAAAACAGGCGGGCAGGGCGTCACCGGAAGGTGAGGGTAACTGGGCGAAATCGACCTTCGAGGATCTGGTGCAATACAACGACGGCTTCAAGACCAACCTGATCGGCACGCCGCAGCAAATCGCCGAGCGCATCGTGGCACTCAAAGCGGTGGGTGTGGATTTGGTGCTGGCGGGGTTCCTGCACTTTCAGGAGGAAGTAGAGTATTTCGGCAAGCGGGTGTTGCCGTTGGTGCGCGAGTTAGAAGCTGAAGCGCAGCTCAAAGTCGCCTGA
- the araD1 gene encoding AraD1 family protein, translated as MRLVQFELSNGERRVGVVEEGLVREVQDARTVRDLALAAIEAGVGLDQQVKALGLGISHDYADLLAQLRILPPLDHPDPAHMLVSGTGLTHLGSASARDKMHQQAGDEAAMTDTMRIFKWGVEGGKPAAGQAGVQPEWFYKGDGSIVVRPGQPFPLPPFAEDAGEEPELSGLYVIGHDGKPYRLGFAVGNEFSDHVMERKNYLYLAHSKLRSCSYGPELRVGELPQHLAGTSRILRDGEVLWQNEFLSGEANMCHSLANLEFHHFKYSQFLRPGDVHIHFFGTATLSFADGIRTQPGDVFEISQAEFGAPLINGIKPVEAAFEPGTVGTL; from the coding sequence ATGCGTTTGGTTCAATTCGAATTGAGTAACGGCGAACGCCGCGTTGGCGTCGTCGAAGAGGGTCTGGTGCGTGAAGTGCAGGACGCACGCACCGTGCGCGATCTGGCCCTGGCGGCAATCGAAGCGGGCGTCGGTCTTGACCAGCAAGTCAAAGCCCTGGGCCTGGGCATCAGCCACGACTACGCTGATCTGCTGGCGCAATTGCGCATCCTGCCACCGCTGGATCATCCGGACCCGGCGCACATGCTGGTCAGCGGCACCGGTTTGACCCACTTGGGCAGCGCCTCGGCCCGGGACAAAATGCATCAGCAGGCCGGCGACGAAGCGGCCATGACCGACACCATGCGCATCTTCAAATGGGGCGTGGAGGGCGGCAAACCGGCAGCGGGTCAGGCGGGTGTGCAACCGGAGTGGTTCTACAAGGGCGACGGCAGCATCGTCGTGCGTCCCGGCCAGCCGTTCCCGTTGCCGCCGTTTGCTGAGGACGCAGGGGAGGAGCCAGAGCTCAGCGGACTGTACGTGATTGGCCATGACGGCAAACCGTATCGCCTCGGTTTTGCCGTGGGCAACGAGTTTTCCGACCACGTCATGGAGCGCAAGAACTACCTGTATCTGGCCCACTCGAAACTGCGCAGTTGCAGCTACGGTCCGGAACTGCGCGTTGGTGAATTGCCGCAGCACCTGGCCGGCACCAGCCGCATTCTTCGCGACGGTGAAGTGCTGTGGCAGAACGAATTCCTCAGCGGCGAGGCCAACATGTGCCACAGCCTGGCGAATCTGGAATTCCACCACTTCAAATACAGCCAGTTCCTGCGTCCGGGGGATGTGCACATTCACTTCTTCGGCACCGCGACCCTGTCGTTTGCCGATGGTATCCGCACGCAACCAGGCGATGTATTCGAGATCAGTCAGGCCGAATTCGGCGCGCCGTTGATCAATGGCATCAAGCCTGTGGAAGCCGCGTTCGAGCCTGGCACCGTCGGTACACTTTGA
- a CDS encoding nuclear transport factor 2 family protein, which translates to MSNAEVRPPLPPFTRESAIEKIRLAEDGWNSRDPERVSLAYTLDTKWRNRAEFAYNREEAKGFLTRKWAKELDYRLIKEIWAFTGNRIAVRYAYEWHDDSGNWFRSYGNENWEFDENGLMANRFACINDMPIKESERKFHWPLGRRPDDHPGLSDLGL; encoded by the coding sequence ATGTCCAATGCCGAAGTTCGTCCGCCATTGCCGCCGTTCACCCGTGAATCGGCCATCGAAAAAATTCGCCTGGCCGAAGATGGCTGGAACTCCCGCGACCCGGAACGTGTGTCGCTGGCCTACACCCTGGACACCAAGTGGCGTAACCGCGCCGAGTTCGCCTACAACCGCGAAGAAGCCAAGGGCTTCCTGACGCGCAAGTGGGCCAAGGAACTGGACTATCGCCTGATCAAGGAGATCTGGGCATTTACCGGCAACCGCATAGCCGTGCGATACGCCTATGAATGGCACGACGATTCGGGCAACTGGTTCCGCTCCTACGGCAACGAGAACTGGGAGTTCGACGAGAACGGTTTGATGGCCAATCGGTTTGCCTGCATCAACGACATGCCGATCAAGGAAAGCGAGCGCAAGTTTCACTGGCCGCTGGGTCGTCGTCCGGATGATCATCCGGGTTTGTCGGATCTTGGCCTGTAA
- a CDS encoding acyl-CoA dehydrogenase family protein, with protein sequence MTEHQIINPLSVGTDYETLATRFRPIFQRIAAGAVEREQSRTLPHEPIQWLKEAGFGAVRVPVEYGGGGASVPQLFELLIELAEADSNVPQALRGHFAFAEDRLNSPAGTARDVWFKRFVDGDIVGCAWTEIGNVAIGDVVTKVSPDGDRWRLNGEKFYSTGSLFSDWIDVYAQRSDTGGDVIAAVRTHQPGIVQSDDWDGFGQRTTGSGTSRFVDAEVEAENVLDFATRFKYQTAFYQLVLLATLAGIGRAALRDVARHVRERQRIYSHGNAQRVSDDAQVQHVVGDIAAWVYAAEASALRAAHPAQQAYVARFSGDEAWERAANVSAEIESAKAQVVVTELIQRATTHLFNALGASDIRQGKALDRHWRNARTVSSHNPVIYKARIVGDWVVNGTEPPFVWQIGNGPQSKI encoded by the coding sequence ATGACCGAACACCAGATAATCAATCCGCTGTCCGTGGGTACTGACTACGAAACACTGGCAACGCGATTCCGGCCGATTTTCCAGCGCATCGCCGCCGGGGCCGTGGAGCGTGAACAGTCGCGCACGCTGCCGCATGAGCCAATCCAATGGCTGAAAGAAGCCGGGTTTGGCGCCGTGCGGGTGCCGGTTGAATATGGCGGTGGCGGCGCTTCGGTGCCGCAGCTGTTTGAACTGCTGATCGAACTGGCCGAGGCCGACTCGAATGTTCCCCAAGCGCTGCGCGGCCACTTTGCCTTTGCCGAGGATCGCCTGAATTCGCCAGCGGGTACGGCACGGGATGTCTGGTTCAAACGCTTCGTCGACGGTGACATCGTCGGCTGCGCCTGGACCGAAATCGGTAACGTGGCCATCGGCGACGTGGTCACCAAAGTCTCACCTGATGGCGATAGGTGGCGGCTCAACGGCGAGAAGTTCTACAGCACCGGCAGCCTGTTTTCCGACTGGATCGATGTCTACGCCCAACGCAGCGACACTGGCGGCGACGTGATTGCTGCGGTGCGCACCCATCAGCCCGGGATCGTGCAGAGCGATGATTGGGATGGGTTCGGCCAACGCACCACAGGCAGCGGCACGTCTCGCTTTGTCGACGCGGAAGTTGAAGCCGAGAACGTCCTCGACTTCGCCACCCGCTTCAAATACCAGACCGCCTTCTATCAATTGGTGCTGCTTGCGACTCTGGCCGGGATTGGCCGCGCAGCGTTGCGCGATGTCGCCCGTCACGTACGCGAACGCCAACGCATCTACAGCCATGGCAATGCCCAGCGAGTCAGCGACGACGCTCAAGTTCAGCATGTGGTCGGTGACATTGCCGCCTGGGTGTATGCCGCCGAGGCCAGTGCCTTGAGGGCGGCGCATCCGGCGCAGCAGGCCTATGTGGCGCGCTTCTCGGGCGACGAAGCATGGGAACGCGCAGCCAACGTTTCAGCGGAAATCGAATCGGCGAAAGCGCAAGTGGTGGTCACGGAGCTGATCCAGCGCGCGACCACGCACTTGTTCAATGCGCTGGGTGCTTCGGACATTCGCCAGGGCAAGGCGCTGGACCGGCATTGGCGCAATGCGCGCACCGTGTCCTCGCACAACCCGGTGATCTACAAGGCGCGGATTGTCGGGGATTGGGTGGTCAACGGCACGGAACCTCCGTTTGTGTGGCAGATCGGCAATGGACCGCAGTCCAAAATTTAA
- the nudC gene encoding NAD(+) diphosphatase, with protein sequence MTSRWTTAVLDTDQPGGWAVARSPEGFLFDDNGALFPREWLKRQDLSVLAEHGIGHLDGEPVYLLELRSHSEVPGCNWKGLRAFMLEGDHTLYKVLGYAAQIGTWAREHRFCGNCGQAMTQVPRERAMYCQPCDMRSYPRISPSMIVLVTRGDEVLLARSPRFVTGVYSTLAGFAEPGESAEDCLIREVREEVRIEVKNIQYLGSQCWPFPHSMMLGFHAEYAGGEIVCQEDEIEDAQWFNVHELPPLPASRSIARYLIDVYVARRLGHAEPVLPG encoded by the coding sequence AGGCTTCTTGTTCGATGACAATGGCGCGCTGTTTCCCCGCGAATGGCTCAAGCGCCAGGACCTGTCGGTTCTCGCCGAACATGGCATCGGCCACCTCGACGGTGAGCCGGTGTACCTGCTGGAGTTGCGCAGTCACAGCGAAGTGCCGGGCTGCAACTGGAAAGGCCTGCGGGCGTTCATGCTCGAAGGCGATCACACGCTGTACAAGGTCCTTGGTTACGCCGCGCAAATCGGCACCTGGGCCCGTGAACACCGTTTTTGCGGTAACTGCGGTCAGGCCATGACTCAGGTGCCGCGCGAACGGGCGATGTATTGCCAGCCGTGCGATATGCGAAGCTATCCGCGGATTTCACCGAGCATGATCGTGCTGGTGACCCGTGGCGATGAAGTGCTGCTGGCGCGCTCGCCGCGCTTCGTCACCGGTGTCTACAGCACGTTGGCGGGGTTCGCCGAACCGGGTGAGTCGGCTGAGGATTGCCTGATTCGCGAGGTGCGCGAAGAAGTGCGAATCGAGGTCAAGAACATCCAGTACCTGGGCAGCCAGTGCTGGCCGTTCCCGCATTCGATGATGCTCGGCTTCCATGCCGAATACGCCGGTGGCGAGATTGTCTGTCAGGAAGACGAGATCGAAGACGCCCAGTGGTTCAACGTGCACGAGCTGCCGCCGTTGCCAGCGTCTCGCTCGATTGCCCGTTACCTGATCGACGTCTACGTGGCCCGGCGTTTAGGCCACGCTGAACCAGTGTTGCCAGGCTAG
- a CDS encoding TSUP family transporter has protein sequence MPFELSVDLTTLAILAIVAFIAGFIDAIAGGGGLLTTPALLTAGLPPHLVLGTNKLSSTFGSATASFTFYRRKLFHPKQWMNAIVGTLIGALTGAVVAHYLPAEWLNKMLPVIVFGCGLYLLFGGTPKAPLDSDAPIKKKWQSTQGFSLGFYDGVAGPGTGAFWTVSSLLLYPIDLVKASGVARSMNFVSNIAALSVFVFSGQVDWIIGLCMGLSVMVGAFFGARTAISGGAKFIRPVFITVVLGLTVRLAWQHWFSVA, from the coding sequence ATGCCTTTCGAACTCAGCGTTGACCTCACCACCCTGGCCATCCTGGCCATTGTCGCTTTCATTGCCGGTTTCATCGATGCCATTGCCGGCGGTGGCGGTCTGTTGACCACCCCGGCCCTGCTCACCGCCGGCCTGCCGCCGCATCTGGTGCTGGGCACCAACAAGCTCAGTTCGACTTTCGGCTCGGCCACGGCCAGTTTCACCTTCTACCGACGCAAGCTGTTCCATCCCAAGCAGTGGATGAACGCCATTGTCGGCACGCTGATCGGCGCACTGACCGGTGCGGTGGTCGCGCACTACCTGCCGGCGGAATGGCTGAACAAGATGTTGCCAGTGATCGTGTTTGGCTGCGGTCTCTACCTGCTGTTTGGCGGTACGCCGAAAGCGCCGCTGGACAGCGATGCACCGATCAAGAAAAAGTGGCAATCGACCCAAGGTTTCAGCCTGGGTTTCTACGATGGTGTGGCCGGGCCCGGCACTGGCGCGTTCTGGACCGTCAGCAGCCTGTTGCTCTATCCCATCGATCTGGTCAAGGCCAGCGGTGTGGCGCGCAGCATGAACTTCGTCAGCAACATTGCAGCGCTGTCGGTGTTCGTGTTTTCCGGGCAAGTGGACTGGATCATCGGCCTGTGCATGGGCCTGTCGGTGATGGTCGGGGCTTTCTTCGGTGCTCGCACCGCCATCAGCGGCGGCGCGAAATTCATTCGTCCGGTGTTCATCACCGTCGTGCTGGGGCTGACCGTGCGGCTAGCCTGGCAACACTGGTTCAGCGTGGCCTAA
- a CDS encoding MFS transporter, with protein sequence MSQELRLIRRITLKLIPFLILLYLIAYVDRSAVGFAKLHMGADIGLGDAAYGLGAGLFFIGYFLLEIPSNLMLDRFGARRWFARIMVTWGAITIGMAFVQGPNSFYLMRFLLGAAEAGFFPGVLYYITQWFPVRHRGKILGLFILSQPIAMMITGPVSGGLLGMDGVLGLHGWQWLFIVIGTPAILLTWPTLRYLPDGPQQVKWMDQTEKDWLAGELKKDLEQYGQTRHGNPLHALKDKRVLLLALFYLPVTLSIYGLGLWLPTLIKQFGGSDLVTGFVSSVPYIFGIIGLLIIPRSSDRLNDRYGHLAVLYVLGAIGLFLSAWLTVPVLQLAALCLVAFSLFSCTAVFWTLPGRFFAGASAAAGIALINSVGNLGGYIGPFVIGALKEYTGNLASGLYFLSCVMLFGLILTGVVYRLLERKHVLPADEFAASARGATRTQAEG encoded by the coding sequence ATGAGCCAGGAACTGCGGCTTATTCGTCGCATCACGTTGAAACTGATTCCCTTCCTGATCCTGCTGTACCTGATCGCCTACGTGGATCGCTCCGCAGTGGGCTTCGCCAAATTGCACATGGGCGCCGACATCGGCCTCGGCGATGCGGCGTACGGTCTCGGCGCCGGGTTGTTCTTCATTGGCTACTTCCTGCTGGAAATCCCCAGCAACCTGATGCTCGACCGCTTCGGTGCGCGACGCTGGTTCGCGCGGATCATGGTCACCTGGGGCGCCATCACCATCGGCATGGCCTTCGTCCAGGGTCCGAACAGCTTCTATCTGATGCGCTTTCTGCTCGGCGCGGCGGAAGCCGGGTTCTTCCCGGGCGTTCTGTACTACATCACCCAATGGTTCCCGGTTCGCCATCGCGGCAAGATCCTCGGCCTATTCATCCTGTCTCAACCGATCGCCATGATGATCACCGGCCCGGTGTCCGGTGGCTTGTTGGGCATGGACGGCGTGCTCGGGCTGCACGGTTGGCAGTGGCTGTTCATCGTCATCGGCACCCCGGCGATCCTGCTGACCTGGCCGACGTTGCGTTACCTGCCGGACGGACCGCAACAAGTGAAATGGATGGATCAGACGGAGAAGGACTGGCTTGCCGGCGAGCTGAAAAAAGACCTGGAACAGTACGGCCAGACCCGTCACGGCAACCCGCTGCACGCCCTCAAGGACAAGCGCGTTTTGCTGCTGGCGTTGTTCTACCTGCCGGTGACCCTGAGCATCTATGGCCTGGGCCTGTGGTTGCCGACGCTGATCAAGCAGTTCGGCGGCAGCGACCTGGTAACCGGGTTCGTGTCATCGGTGCCGTACATCTTCGGGATCATCGGCCTGCTGATCATCCCGCGTAGTTCCGACCGTTTGAATGATCGCTACGGCCATCTGGCGGTGCTTTATGTACTGGGCGCCATCGGCCTGTTCCTCAGCGCCTGGCTGACCGTGCCGGTGTTGCAACTGGCGGCGTTGTGCCTGGTGGCGTTCTCGCTGTTCTCCTGCACGGCGGTGTTCTGGACCTTGCCCGGTCGCTTCTTTGCCGGTGCCAGTGCGGCGGCGGGGATTGCCCTGATCAACTCGGTCGGCAACCTCGGCGGCTACATCGGCCCGTTCGTGATCGGCGCGCTCAAGGAATACACCGGCAATCTGGCTTCGGGGCTGTATTTCCTGTCTTGCGTGATGTTGTTCGGGCTGATTTTGACTGGCGTGGTTTACCGGCTGCTGGAGCGCAAGCATGTGTTGCCGGCGGATGAATTTGCGGCGAGTGCGCGTGGGGCGACTCGTACTCAGGCTGAGGGTTAA
- a CDS encoding IlvD/Edd family dehydratase — protein sequence MSDKKPTLRSAQWFGTADKNGFMYRSWMKNQGIADHQFHGKPIIGICNTWSELTPCNAHFRQIAEHVKRGVIEAGGFPVEFPVFSNGESNLRPTAMLTRNLASMDVEEAIRGNPIDGVVLLTGCDKTTPALLMGAASCDVPAIVVTGGPMLNGKHKGKDIGSGTVVWQLSEQVKAGTITIDDFLAAEGGMSRSAGTCNTMGTASTMACMAEALGTSLPHNAAIPAVDARRYVLAHMSGMRAVEMVREDLKLSKILTKEAFENAIRVNAAIGGSTNAVIHLKAIAGRIGVELDLDDWTRIGRGMPTIVDLQPSGRFLMEEFYYAGGLPAVLRRLGEANLIPNPNALTVNGKSIGENTKDAPIYGEDEVIRTLDNPIRADGGICVLRGNLAPLGAVLKPSAATPELMQHRGRAVVFENFDMYKARINDPELDVDANSILVMKNCGPKGYPGMAEVGNMGLPAKLLAQGVTDMVRISDARMSGTAYGTVVLHVAPEAAAGGPLATVKEGDWIELDCATGRLHLDIPDAELAARMADLQPPQQLLVGGYRQLYIDHVLQADQGCDFDFLVGCRGAEVPRHSH from the coding sequence ATGTCTGATAAAAAACCCACCCTGCGCTCCGCCCAATGGTTTGGCACCGCCGACAAGAACGGCTTCATGTATCGCAGCTGGATGAAGAATCAGGGCATCGCCGACCACCAGTTCCACGGCAAGCCGATCATCGGCATTTGCAACACTTGGTCGGAACTGACCCCGTGCAACGCGCATTTCCGCCAGATCGCGGAACACGTCAAACGCGGCGTGATCGAGGCCGGTGGTTTTCCGGTGGAATTCCCGGTGTTCTCCAACGGCGAATCGAACCTGCGCCCGACCGCCATGCTCACCCGTAACCTGGCAAGCATGGACGTGGAAGAAGCCATTCGCGGCAACCCGATTGACGGTGTTGTGCTGCTGACCGGCTGCGACAAAACCACCCCGGCCTTGTTGATGGGTGCGGCCAGTTGCGACGTGCCGGCCATCGTCGTCACCGGCGGGCCGATGCTCAACGGCAAGCACAAAGGCAAGGACATCGGCTCCGGCACCGTGGTCTGGCAGCTCAGCGAGCAGGTCAAGGCCGGCACCATCACCATCGATGATTTCCTCGCAGCCGAAGGCGGCATGTCGCGTTCGGCGGGCACCTGCAACACCATGGGCACGGCGTCGACCATGGCCTGCATGGCTGAAGCACTCGGCACTTCCCTGCCCCACAACGCGGCGATTCCAGCGGTCGATGCACGGCGTTATGTGTTGGCGCACATGTCTGGCATGCGTGCCGTGGAGATGGTCCGCGAAGACCTGAAGCTGTCGAAGATCCTGACCAAGGAAGCCTTCGAAAACGCCATTCGCGTCAACGCTGCCATCGGCGGTTCGACCAACGCCGTGATCCACTTGAAAGCCATCGCCGGGCGCATCGGCGTGGAGCTGGATCTGGACGACTGGACCCGCATCGGTCGTGGCATGCCGACCATCGTCGACCTTCAACCTTCCGGGCGTTTCCTGATGGAAGAGTTTTACTACGCCGGTGGTTTGCCAGCGGTGTTGCGTCGCCTCGGCGAAGCCAATCTGATTCCGAACCCGAACGCCTTGACCGTCAATGGCAAGTCCATCGGCGAGAACACCAAAGACGCGCCGATCTATGGCGAAGACGAAGTGATCCGCACCCTCGACAATCCGATTCGTGCTGACGGCGGGATCTGCGTGTTGCGCGGTAACCTGGCGCCACTCGGTGCCGTGCTCAAGCCGTCCGCCGCCACGCCTGAACTGATGCAGCATCGCGGCCGTGCGGTGGTGTTCGAGAACTTCGACATGTACAAGGCGCGGATCAACGATCCGGAACTGGATGTGGATGCAAACTCGATCCTGGTGATGAAAAACTGCGGGCCAAAGGGTTATCCGGGCATGGCCGAAGTCGGCAACATGGGCCTGCCGGCCAAACTGCTGGCCCAGGGCGTGACCGACATGGTGCGCATTTCCGATGCGCGCATGAGCGGCACCGCGTACGGCACCGTTGTGCTGCACGTGGCTCCGGAAGCGGCGGCTGGCGGGCCATTGGCGACAGTGAAGGAAGGCGACTGGATCGAACTCGATTGCGCCACTGGCCGTTTGCACCTGGACATTCCGGACGCTGAACTGGCGGCACGCATGGCTGACCTGCAACCACCGCAGCAATTGCTGGTGGGCGGTTATCGTCAGCTGTACATCGACCATGTGCTGCAAGCGGACCAAGGCTGCGACTTCGACTTCCTGGTCGGCTGCCGCGGCGCTGAAGTGCCGCGCCACTCTCACTGA
- a CDS encoding aldehyde dehydrogenase (NADP(+)), protein MTLILGHNYIGGQRSALGSVKLQSVDAETGEALPHDFIQATPEEVDAAAKAAAAAFPAYRSLSAERRAQFLDAIAAELDALGDDFVSLVCRETALPAARIIGERGRTSGQMRLFANVLRRGDFYGARIDQALPDRQPLPRPDLRQYRIGLGPVAVFGASNFPLAFSTAGGDTAAALAAGCPVVFKAHSGHMATAEQVADAIIRAAEKTAMPAGVFNMIYGGGVGEALVKHPAIQAVGFTGSLKGGRALCDMAAARPQPIPVFAEMSSINPVIVLPQALQDRTETIARGLSASVVQGCGQFCTNPGLVIGIRSPQFSAFLTLLADMMADQPAQTMLNTGTLSSYGKGLQKLIDHPGIEHLAGNAQQGRQAQPQLFKADVSLLINGDEVLQEEVFGPTTVVVEVADQAQLSAALNGLHGQLTATIIGEQADFQQFSELTALLEQKVGRILLNGYPTGVEVCDSMVHGGPYPATSDARGTSVGTLAIDRFLRPVCFQNYPDSLLPEALKNGNPLRIQRLVDGKPTREAL, encoded by the coding sequence ATGACCCTGATTCTTGGCCACAACTACATCGGCGGCCAGCGCAGTGCGTTGGGCAGCGTCAAGCTCCAAAGCGTTGATGCTGAAACCGGCGAGGCATTGCCCCATGATTTCATCCAGGCCACCCCGGAGGAGGTGGACGCCGCCGCCAAGGCTGCCGCTGCAGCATTTCCGGCTTATCGCAGCCTGAGCGCTGAACGTCGGGCGCAGTTTCTCGACGCGATTGCCGCTGAGCTGGATGCGTTGGGTGATGATTTCGTTTCGTTGGTCTGCCGCGAAACCGCGCTGCCAGCGGCGCGGATCATTGGTGAGCGCGGGCGCACCAGTGGCCAGATGCGTTTGTTCGCCAACGTACTGCGTCGCGGCGATTTCTACGGTGCGCGCATCGATCAGGCATTGCCCGACCGCCAGCCGTTGCCGCGTCCTGATCTGCGCCAATACCGCATCGGTCTCGGGCCGGTAGCCGTGTTCGGTGCCAGCAATTTTCCCCTGGCATTTTCTACCGCGGGTGGCGACACCGCTGCGGCCCTGGCCGCCGGTTGCCCGGTGGTGTTCAAGGCCCACAGCGGCCACATGGCGACCGCCGAACAAGTGGCCGATGCGATCATCCGCGCTGCGGAAAAAACCGCGATGCCGGCCGGTGTGTTCAACATGATCTACGGCGGCGGTGTCGGCGAAGCGCTGGTCAAGCACCCGGCGATTCAAGCGGTCGGGTTCACCGGTTCGCTCAAAGGTGGCAGGGCGCTGTGCGACATGGCTGCCGCACGTCCGCAACCGATTCCGGTGTTCGCCGAGATGTCGAGCATCAACCCGGTGATCGTGCTGCCGCAGGCGCTGCAAGACCGCACGGAAACCATTGCCCGTGGCCTGTCGGCTTCGGTGGTTCAAGGCTGCGGTCAGTTCTGCACCAACCCCGGTTTGGTGATTGGCATCCGTTCGCCGCAGTTCAGCGCGTTCCTCACGCTGCTGGCCGACATGATGGCTGATCAACCGGCGCAAACCATGCTCAATACCGGGACTTTGAGCAGCTACGGCAAAGGTCTGCAAAAGCTCATCGATCATCCGGGCATCGAGCATCTGGCGGGCAATGCGCAGCAAGGTCGTCAGGCGCAGCCGCAATTGTTCAAGGCTGATGTCAGCCTGTTGATCAATGGCGATGAAGTGCTGCAAGAGGAAGTGTTCGGGCCGACCACCGTCGTCGTTGAAGTGGCGGATCAGGCGCAACTGAGCGCTGCGTTGAACGGTCTGCACGGTCAATTGACGGCGACGATCATCGGCGAGCAGGCGGACTTCCAACAGTTCAGCGAACTGACGGCGTTGCTGGAACAGAAGGTCGGGCGAATCCTGCTCAATGGTTATCCGACCGGTGTCGAAGTGTGTGATTCGATGGTGCATGGCGGGCCGTATCCGGCGACGTCGGATGCGCGCGGCACGTCGGTGGGCACCTTGGCCATCGACCGCTTCCTGCGCCCGGTGTGCTTCCAGAACTACCCGGACAGCCTGCTGCCGGAAGCGTTGAAGAACGGTAATCCGTTGCGCATTCAGCGGCTGGTGGATGGCAAGCCGACGCGCGAGGCCCTCTAG
- a CDS encoding TetR family transcriptional regulator, which produces MNEITSYDTRDIILDVTEKLIYKSGIAATGMDLLVKTAGVSRKSIYRYFANKEELTVAALQRRDQRWMLWYRSEVGQAETPADRLLNLFTVLKSWFASEGFRGCAFINTSGETGDPQDPVRLVAKDHKQKLLDYVCELCTEHGAEDPQLLAKQLLILIDGAITVALVMGDHSAADNAQCMARKLLDL; this is translated from the coding sequence ATGAACGAAATCACTAGCTACGACACACGCGACATAATTCTGGATGTCACCGAAAAGTTGATCTACAAAAGTGGCATCGCCGCCACGGGCATGGATCTTCTGGTGAAGACCGCCGGCGTCTCCCGAAAAAGCATCTACCGCTACTTCGCCAACAAGGAGGAGCTGACCGTCGCCGCCCTGCAACGCCGCGACCAACGCTGGATGCTCTGGTACAGAAGCGAAGTCGGACAGGCCGAAACCCCGGCCGATCGCCTGCTCAACCTGTTTACCGTGCTCAAGTCCTGGTTCGCCTCCGAAGGCTTTCGCGGCTGCGCGTTCATCAACACCAGCGGCGAAACCGGTGACCCGCAAGACCCCGTTCGCCTGGTCGCCAAGGACCACAAACAGAAGCTGCTCGACTACGTGTGCGAGCTGTGTACCGAACATGGTGCCGAGGATCCGCAGTTGCTGGCCAAACAGCTGCTGATCCTGATCGATGGTGCCATTACCGTGGCGCTTGTAATGGGTGATCACAGTGCCGCCGATAATGCGCAATGCATGGCGCGGAAGTTATTGGACCTGTAG